A stretch of Vespula vulgaris chromosome 5, iyVesVulg1.1, whole genome shotgun sequence DNA encodes these proteins:
- the LOC127063801 gene encoding hairy/enhancer-of-split related with YRPW motif-like protein isoform X5, with the protein MSHRIIEKRRRDRMNNCLADLSRLIPTEYLKKGRGRVEKTEIIEMAIRHMKHLQGLRQDTKHATVTPVHAHPEDSVDSVSHSTAASTAAEHYRLGFQECLSETIHFLIEIEGFYTRDSLCVQLTNHLQRHCEKILATSDRLGFPQPVMPMSNGSASGTSYAHATIPAICQPTVHSDHGSSSGVSSFEDPERPQRPLGSGACCNAGIILPPTIVSDDSNHSNHSHSTPRSASNSYRPQNYKFKSSIKQRFSAERVKSNLSLCANPEKQANSSHGVPIFALHDGGAFYVPLTVEASMLSPHFGFIPDNGPDTVLHPVTISVNFNQQSTPPSAANPTTITTMTATATMTMTATTTMKTTTTTTATTTMTSTGNGAAPWSSNHSPIY; encoded by the exons ATGTCGCACAGGATCATCGAGAAGCGCAGAAGAGATCGCATGAACAATTGTCTTGCCGATCTGAGCAGATTGATACCCACGGAATACTTGAAGAAGGGTCGCGGCAGAGTCGAGAAAACCGAGATCATCGAGATGGCCATACGTCATATGAAACACCTGCAAGGCCTTCGACAAG aCACGAAGCACGCGACCGTGACACCTGTGCACGCGCACCCCGAAGACAGCGTCGACAGCGTCTCCCATTCGACCGCGGCCTCGACCGCGGCCGAGCACTACAGACTGGGATTTCAAGAGTGCCTCAGCGAGACGATACACTTTCTCATCGAGATCGAGGGCTTCTACACGAGGGATTCTCTCTGCGTACAGCTGACCAATCACTTGCAGCGGCATTGCGAGAAGATCTTGGCTACGA GCGACAGATTGGGCTTCCCTCAGCCCGTGATGCCAATGTCGAACGGTAGCGCGAGCGGTACGAGTTACGCTCACGCTACCATACCGGCGATATGCCAGCCTACCGTTCACTCCGATCACGGCTCGAGTTCGGGCGTGAGTTCCTTTGAAGATCCTGAACGTCCTCAACGCCCGCTCGGTTCCGGTGCTTGCTGCAACGCCGGCATTATACTACCGCCCACGATCGTCAGCGACGACAGTAACCACAGCAATCATTCTCATAGCACGCCTCGCAGTGCGAGCAATAGCTATCGCCCTCAAAATTACAAGTTCAAGAGCTCGATCAAGCAGAGGTTCTCCGCCGAGAGGGTAAAGTcgaatctttctctttgcgcGAATCCTGAAAAACAAGCAAATTCGTCTCACGGCGTTCCGATTTTCGCCCTTCACGATGGCGGTGCTTTTTACGTTCCTCTGACCGTCGAGGCTTCTATGCTGAGCCCTCACTTTGGTTTCATTCCGGACAACGGACCGGACACGGTTCTTCATCCGGTCACGATATCCGTCAATTTCAATCAACAATCGACGCCACCGTCAGCGGCGAACCCGACCACGATAACTACGatgacggcgacggcgacgatgacgatgacggcgacgacgacgatgaagacgacgacgacgacgacggcgaccaCGACGATGACGAGTACAGGAAACGGAGCTGCACCGTGGTCCTCCAATCATAGTCCGATTTATTAG
- the LOC127063801 gene encoding uncharacterized protein LOC127063801 isoform X4, with amino-acid sequence MLVPDIDIDGLDSQDPMSHRIIEKRRRDRMNNCLADLSRLIPTEYLKKGRGRVEKTEIIEMAIRHMKHLQGLRQDTKHATVTPVHAHPEDSVDSVSHSTAASTAAEHYRLGFQECLSETIHFLIEIEGFYTRDSLCVQLTNHLQRHCEKILATSDRLGFPQPVMPMSNGSASGTSYAHATIPAICQPTVHSDHGSSSGVSSFEDPERPQRPLGSGACCNAGIILPPTIVSDDSNHSNHSHSTPRSASNSYRPQNYKFKSSIKQRFSAERVKSNLSLCANPEKQANSSHGVPIFALHDGGAFYVPLTVEASMLSPHFGFIPDNGPDTVLHPVTISVNFNQQSTPPSAANPTTITTMTATATMTMTATTTMKTTTTTTATTTMTSTGNGAAPWSSNHSPIY; translated from the exons ATGCTCGTTCCCGATATCGATATCGACGGACTCGACTCG CAAGATCCGATGTCGCACAGGATCATCGAGAAGCGCAGAAGAGATCGCATGAACAATTGTCTTGCCGATCTGAGCAGATTGATACCCACGGAATACTTGAAGAAGGGTCGCGGCAGAGTCGAGAAAACCGAGATCATCGAGATGGCCATACGTCATATGAAACACCTGCAAGGCCTTCGACAAG aCACGAAGCACGCGACCGTGACACCTGTGCACGCGCACCCCGAAGACAGCGTCGACAGCGTCTCCCATTCGACCGCGGCCTCGACCGCGGCCGAGCACTACAGACTGGGATTTCAAGAGTGCCTCAGCGAGACGATACACTTTCTCATCGAGATCGAGGGCTTCTACACGAGGGATTCTCTCTGCGTACAGCTGACCAATCACTTGCAGCGGCATTGCGAGAAGATCTTGGCTACGA GCGACAGATTGGGCTTCCCTCAGCCCGTGATGCCAATGTCGAACGGTAGCGCGAGCGGTACGAGTTACGCTCACGCTACCATACCGGCGATATGCCAGCCTACCGTTCACTCCGATCACGGCTCGAGTTCGGGCGTGAGTTCCTTTGAAGATCCTGAACGTCCTCAACGCCCGCTCGGTTCCGGTGCTTGCTGCAACGCCGGCATTATACTACCGCCCACGATCGTCAGCGACGACAGTAACCACAGCAATCATTCTCATAGCACGCCTCGCAGTGCGAGCAATAGCTATCGCCCTCAAAATTACAAGTTCAAGAGCTCGATCAAGCAGAGGTTCTCCGCCGAGAGGGTAAAGTcgaatctttctctttgcgcGAATCCTGAAAAACAAGCAAATTCGTCTCACGGCGTTCCGATTTTCGCCCTTCACGATGGCGGTGCTTTTTACGTTCCTCTGACCGTCGAGGCTTCTATGCTGAGCCCTCACTTTGGTTTCATTCCGGACAACGGACCGGACACGGTTCTTCATCCGGTCACGATATCCGTCAATTTCAATCAACAATCGACGCCACCGTCAGCGGCGAACCCGACCACGATAACTACGatgacggcgacggcgacgatgacgatgacggcgacgacgacgatgaagacgacgacgacgacgacggcgaccaCGACGATGACGAGTACAGGAAACGGAGCTGCACCGTGGTCCTCCAATCATAGTCCGATTTATTAG
- the LOC127063801 gene encoding hairy/enhancer-of-split related with YRPW motif-like protein isoform X3, which yields MMETQNYWKDNSAHSMQVKYESLNGRSCKDEIYRVGVGAGYCKGNLNFATVSEEDEVYNKKKVSRQDPMSHRIIEKRRRDRMNNCLADLSRLIPTEYLKKGRGRVEKTEIIEMAIRHMKHLQGLRQDTKHATVTPVHAHPEDSVDSVSHSTAASTAAEHYRLGFQECLSETIHFLIEIEGFYTRDSLCVQLTNHLQRHCEKILATSDRLGFPQPVMPMSNGSASGTSYAHATIPAICQPTVHSDHGSSSGVSSFEDPERPQRPLGSGACCNAGIILPPTIVSDDSNHSNHSHSTPRSASNSYRPQNYKFKSSIKQRFSAERVKSNLSLCANPEKQANSSHGVPIFALHDGGAFYVPLTVEASMLSPHFGFIPDNGPDTVLHPVTISVNFNQQSTPPSAANPTTITTMTATATMTMTATTTMKTTTTTTATTTMTSTGNGAAPWSSNHSPIY from the exons ATGATGGAGACACAGAATTATTGGAAGGACAACTCTGCTCATTCTATGCAAGTCAAGTATGAGAG ttTGAACGGCAGATCCTGCAAGGATGAGATCTATAGAGTGGGAGTAGGAGCGGGATATTGCAAAGGGAACTTGAATTTTGCTACCGTCTCGGAGGAAGATGAAGTTTACAACAAGAAAAAGGTTTCCAGG CAAGATCCGATGTCGCACAGGATCATCGAGAAGCGCAGAAGAGATCGCATGAACAATTGTCTTGCCGATCTGAGCAGATTGATACCCACGGAATACTTGAAGAAGGGTCGCGGCAGAGTCGAGAAAACCGAGATCATCGAGATGGCCATACGTCATATGAAACACCTGCAAGGCCTTCGACAAG aCACGAAGCACGCGACCGTGACACCTGTGCACGCGCACCCCGAAGACAGCGTCGACAGCGTCTCCCATTCGACCGCGGCCTCGACCGCGGCCGAGCACTACAGACTGGGATTTCAAGAGTGCCTCAGCGAGACGATACACTTTCTCATCGAGATCGAGGGCTTCTACACGAGGGATTCTCTCTGCGTACAGCTGACCAATCACTTGCAGCGGCATTGCGAGAAGATCTTGGCTACGA GCGACAGATTGGGCTTCCCTCAGCCCGTGATGCCAATGTCGAACGGTAGCGCGAGCGGTACGAGTTACGCTCACGCTACCATACCGGCGATATGCCAGCCTACCGTTCACTCCGATCACGGCTCGAGTTCGGGCGTGAGTTCCTTTGAAGATCCTGAACGTCCTCAACGCCCGCTCGGTTCCGGTGCTTGCTGCAACGCCGGCATTATACTACCGCCCACGATCGTCAGCGACGACAGTAACCACAGCAATCATTCTCATAGCACGCCTCGCAGTGCGAGCAATAGCTATCGCCCTCAAAATTACAAGTTCAAGAGCTCGATCAAGCAGAGGTTCTCCGCCGAGAGGGTAAAGTcgaatctttctctttgcgcGAATCCTGAAAAACAAGCAAATTCGTCTCACGGCGTTCCGATTTTCGCCCTTCACGATGGCGGTGCTTTTTACGTTCCTCTGACCGTCGAGGCTTCTATGCTGAGCCCTCACTTTGGTTTCATTCCGGACAACGGACCGGACACGGTTCTTCATCCGGTCACGATATCCGTCAATTTCAATCAACAATCGACGCCACCGTCAGCGGCGAACCCGACCACGATAACTACGatgacggcgacggcgacgatgacgatgacggcgacgacgacgatgaagacgacgacgacgacgacggcgaccaCGACGATGACGAGTACAGGAAACGGAGCTGCACCGTGGTCCTCCAATCATAGTCCGATTTATTAG
- the LOC127063801 gene encoding uncharacterized protein LOC127063801 isoform X1 produces the protein MIYTETYSALPLSSSLSYSDVASFFRRSRTSYRANATMVTHSMDNILNMQYYPVSNHVDAVHSPPPRKRRCLNKEQDPMSHRIIEKRRRDRMNNCLADLSRLIPTEYLKKGRGRVEKTEIIEMAIRHMKHLQGLRQDTKHATVTPVHAHPEDSVDSVSHSTAASTAAEHYRLGFQECLSETIHFLIEIEGFYTRDSLCVQLTNHLQRHCEKILATSDRLGFPQPVMPMSNGSASGTSYAHATIPAICQPTVHSDHGSSSGVSSFEDPERPQRPLGSGACCNAGIILPPTIVSDDSNHSNHSHSTPRSASNSYRPQNYKFKSSIKQRFSAERVKSNLSLCANPEKQANSSHGVPIFALHDGGAFYVPLTVEASMLSPHFGFIPDNGPDTVLHPVTISVNFNQQSTPPSAANPTTITTMTATATMTMTATTTMKTTTTTTATTTMTSTGNGAAPWSSNHSPIY, from the exons ATGATATATACGGAGACGTATAGCGCGCTTCCTCTCTcaagttctctctcttactcggaCGTTGCCTCGTTCTTTCGTCGTTCACGGACATCTTATCGCGCAAACGCGACGATGGTCACGCACAGTATGgataatattttgaatatgCAATATTATCCGGTGTCCAATCACGTCGACGCGGTACATTCGCCACCGCCGAGGAAAAGGCGTTGCTTGAACAAGGAG CAAGATCCGATGTCGCACAGGATCATCGAGAAGCGCAGAAGAGATCGCATGAACAATTGTCTTGCCGATCTGAGCAGATTGATACCCACGGAATACTTGAAGAAGGGTCGCGGCAGAGTCGAGAAAACCGAGATCATCGAGATGGCCATACGTCATATGAAACACCTGCAAGGCCTTCGACAAG aCACGAAGCACGCGACCGTGACACCTGTGCACGCGCACCCCGAAGACAGCGTCGACAGCGTCTCCCATTCGACCGCGGCCTCGACCGCGGCCGAGCACTACAGACTGGGATTTCAAGAGTGCCTCAGCGAGACGATACACTTTCTCATCGAGATCGAGGGCTTCTACACGAGGGATTCTCTCTGCGTACAGCTGACCAATCACTTGCAGCGGCATTGCGAGAAGATCTTGGCTACGA GCGACAGATTGGGCTTCCCTCAGCCCGTGATGCCAATGTCGAACGGTAGCGCGAGCGGTACGAGTTACGCTCACGCTACCATACCGGCGATATGCCAGCCTACCGTTCACTCCGATCACGGCTCGAGTTCGGGCGTGAGTTCCTTTGAAGATCCTGAACGTCCTCAACGCCCGCTCGGTTCCGGTGCTTGCTGCAACGCCGGCATTATACTACCGCCCACGATCGTCAGCGACGACAGTAACCACAGCAATCATTCTCATAGCACGCCTCGCAGTGCGAGCAATAGCTATCGCCCTCAAAATTACAAGTTCAAGAGCTCGATCAAGCAGAGGTTCTCCGCCGAGAGGGTAAAGTcgaatctttctctttgcgcGAATCCTGAAAAACAAGCAAATTCGTCTCACGGCGTTCCGATTTTCGCCCTTCACGATGGCGGTGCTTTTTACGTTCCTCTGACCGTCGAGGCTTCTATGCTGAGCCCTCACTTTGGTTTCATTCCGGACAACGGACCGGACACGGTTCTTCATCCGGTCACGATATCCGTCAATTTCAATCAACAATCGACGCCACCGTCAGCGGCGAACCCGACCACGATAACTACGatgacggcgacggcgacgatgacgatgacggcgacgacgacgatgaagacgacgacgacgacgacggcgaccaCGACGATGACGAGTACAGGAAACGGAGCTGCACCGTGGTCCTCCAATCATAGTCCGATTTATTAG
- the LOC127063801 gene encoding uncharacterized protein LOC127063801 isoform X2 — translation MNYRDIAFVLAHETRKERALCALQENSGLNGRSCKDEIYRVGVGAGYCKGNLNFATVSEEDEVYNKKKVSRQDPMSHRIIEKRRRDRMNNCLADLSRLIPTEYLKKGRGRVEKTEIIEMAIRHMKHLQGLRQDTKHATVTPVHAHPEDSVDSVSHSTAASTAAEHYRLGFQECLSETIHFLIEIEGFYTRDSLCVQLTNHLQRHCEKILATSDRLGFPQPVMPMSNGSASGTSYAHATIPAICQPTVHSDHGSSSGVSSFEDPERPQRPLGSGACCNAGIILPPTIVSDDSNHSNHSHSTPRSASNSYRPQNYKFKSSIKQRFSAERVKSNLSLCANPEKQANSSHGVPIFALHDGGAFYVPLTVEASMLSPHFGFIPDNGPDTVLHPVTISVNFNQQSTPPSAANPTTITTMTATATMTMTATTTMKTTTTTTATTTMTSTGNGAAPWSSNHSPIY, via the exons ATGAATTATAGGGACATCGCGTTTGTGCTTGCTCACGAAACTAGAAAAGAACGAGCACTCTGTGCGCTTCAAGAAAACTCTgg ttTGAACGGCAGATCCTGCAAGGATGAGATCTATAGAGTGGGAGTAGGAGCGGGATATTGCAAAGGGAACTTGAATTTTGCTACCGTCTCGGAGGAAGATGAAGTTTACAACAAGAAAAAGGTTTCCAGG CAAGATCCGATGTCGCACAGGATCATCGAGAAGCGCAGAAGAGATCGCATGAACAATTGTCTTGCCGATCTGAGCAGATTGATACCCACGGAATACTTGAAGAAGGGTCGCGGCAGAGTCGAGAAAACCGAGATCATCGAGATGGCCATACGTCATATGAAACACCTGCAAGGCCTTCGACAAG aCACGAAGCACGCGACCGTGACACCTGTGCACGCGCACCCCGAAGACAGCGTCGACAGCGTCTCCCATTCGACCGCGGCCTCGACCGCGGCCGAGCACTACAGACTGGGATTTCAAGAGTGCCTCAGCGAGACGATACACTTTCTCATCGAGATCGAGGGCTTCTACACGAGGGATTCTCTCTGCGTACAGCTGACCAATCACTTGCAGCGGCATTGCGAGAAGATCTTGGCTACGA GCGACAGATTGGGCTTCCCTCAGCCCGTGATGCCAATGTCGAACGGTAGCGCGAGCGGTACGAGTTACGCTCACGCTACCATACCGGCGATATGCCAGCCTACCGTTCACTCCGATCACGGCTCGAGTTCGGGCGTGAGTTCCTTTGAAGATCCTGAACGTCCTCAACGCCCGCTCGGTTCCGGTGCTTGCTGCAACGCCGGCATTATACTACCGCCCACGATCGTCAGCGACGACAGTAACCACAGCAATCATTCTCATAGCACGCCTCGCAGTGCGAGCAATAGCTATCGCCCTCAAAATTACAAGTTCAAGAGCTCGATCAAGCAGAGGTTCTCCGCCGAGAGGGTAAAGTcgaatctttctctttgcgcGAATCCTGAAAAACAAGCAAATTCGTCTCACGGCGTTCCGATTTTCGCCCTTCACGATGGCGGTGCTTTTTACGTTCCTCTGACCGTCGAGGCTTCTATGCTGAGCCCTCACTTTGGTTTCATTCCGGACAACGGACCGGACACGGTTCTTCATCCGGTCACGATATCCGTCAATTTCAATCAACAATCGACGCCACCGTCAGCGGCGAACCCGACCACGATAACTACGatgacggcgacggcgacgatgacgatgacggcgacgacgacgatgaagacgacgacgacgacgacggcgaccaCGACGATGACGAGTACAGGAAACGGAGCTGCACCGTGGTCCTCCAATCATAGTCCGATTTATTAG
- the LOC127063799 gene encoding elongation factor 1-alpha, whose amino-acid sequence MGKEKIHINIVVIGHVDSGKSTTTGHLIYKCGGIDKRTIEKFEKEAQEMGKGSFKYAWVLDKLKAERERGITIDIALWKFETAKYYVTIIDAPGHRDFIKNMITGTSQADCAVLIVAAGIGEFEAGISKNGQTREHALLAFTLGVKQLIVGVNKMDMTDPPYSESRFEEIKKEVSSYIKKIGYNTASVAFVPISGWHGDNMLEPSPKTIWYKGWKVERKDGNADGKTLIEALDAILPPSRPTDKALRLPLQDVYKIGGIGTVPVGRVETGILKPGMLVTFAPAALTTEVKSVEMHHEALTEALPGDNVGFNVKNISVKELRRGYVAGDSKNQPPRGAADFTAQVIVLNHPGQISNGYTPVLDCHTAHIACKFAEIKEKCDRRTGKTTEENPRSIKSGDAAIVMLQPTKPMCVEAFQEFPPLGRFAVRDMRQTVAVGVIKSVTFKDTQGKVTKAAEKAQKKK is encoded by the exons ATgggcaaagaaaaaatacatattaacaTCGTAGTGATCGGTCACGTAGATTCCGGAAAGTCAACGACAACGGGTCATCTGATCTACAAATGCGGTGGCATCGACAAGCGTACGAtcgaaaaattcgagaaagagGCCCAAGAGATGGGCAAAGGCTCGTTCAAGTACGCCTGGGTTTTGGACAAGCTGAAAGCCGAGCGCGAGCGCGGTATCACCATCGACATCGCCCTTTGGAAATTCGAGACTGCCAAGTACTACGTGACGATCATCGATGCGCCTGGTCACCGTGATTTCATCAAGAATATGATCACCGGTACGAGTCAGGCCGATTGCGCGGTCCTTATCGTAGCCGCCGGTATCGGCGAGTTCGAGGCTGGAATTTCAAAGAACGGTCAGACGCGCGAACACGCCTTGCTCGCTTTCACTCTCGGCGTCAAGCAGCTGATCGTCGGCGTCAACAAAATGGACATGACCGATCCACCGTACTCGGAGAGTCGCTTCGAAGAAATCAAAAAGGAGGTGTCGTCTTACATCAAGAAGATCGGATACAACACGGCATCGGTCGCGTTCGTCCCGATCTCTGGCTGGCACGGTGACAACATGCTCGAGCCGTCACCGAAAACGATCTGGTACAAGGGTTGGAAAGTCGAACGTAAGGACGGCAACGCCGACGGCAAGACTCTGATCGAAGCGCTCGACGCCATATTACCGCCGTCCAGACCGACCGACAAGGCGCTTCGTCTGCCTCTTCAGGACGTCTATAAGATCGGTGGTATCGGCACCGTGCCCGTTGGTCGCGTCGAGACCGGCATCCTTAAACCAG GTATGCTGGTGACCTTCGCTCCGGCTGCACTAACCACCGAAGTGAAATCCGTCGAGATGCATCACGAGGCCTTGACGGAGGCCCTACCAGGCGACAACGTTGGCTTCAACGTGAAGAACATCTCGGTGAAGGAGTTGAGGCGCGGCTACGTTGCCGGCGATTCGAAAAATCAGCCGCCTCGCGGCGCGGCCGACTTCACCGCTCAGGTCATCGTCCTGAATCATCCCGGACAGATCAGCAACGGTTACACGCCCGTCCTCGACTGTCACACCGCTCACATCGCCTGCAAGTTTGCCGAGATAAAGGAGAAATGCGACCGTCGTACCGGTAAAACCACCGAAGAGAATCCAAGAAGTATAAAGAGCGGGGACGCGGCCATCGTGATGTTGCAGCCGACCAAGCCGATGTGCGTCGAGGCTTTCCAAGAGTTCCCGCCTCTTGGTCGTTTCGCCGTCCGCGATATGCGTCAGACCGTGGCCGTGGGCGTGATCAAG agCGTCACCTTCAAAGACACCCAGGGCAAGGTCACAAAGGCCGCGGAGAAAGCccagaagaaaaagtaa